In the genome of Planctomyces sp. SH-PL62, the window GTCGTTCTTCCAGAGGGACAGGTGGGTGTGCAGGCCCGATCCGTTGTCGTCGAACAGCGGCTTGGGCATGAAGGTGGCGGTCTTGCCGTTGCGGGCGGCCACGTTCCGGATGATGTAGCGGGCCATCATCACCTGGTCGGCGATCTCCAGCAGGTCGTGGGCGTTGAGGTCGATCTCGCACTGGCCGCCGGTGGCGACCTCGTGGAAGTGGGCGGAGGGGGTGATGCCGCACTCGGCCATGATCCGGGCCATGTCGGAGCGGAGGTTCACCAGGGAGTCGGTGGGGGGGCAGGGGAAATAGCCCAGGCCGGAGCCCGGCTTGTAGCCGAGGTTGGGACCTTCGCTTCGGCCTCGATTCCAGGCGCCTTCGGCCGAGTCGACGTGGTAGAAGGCCTCGTTGGACCGCTGGTCGAACCGGACGTGGTCGAAGACGAAGAACTCCAGCTCCGGGGCGAGCAGGCAGTAGTCGGCGACGCCGGTGCTCCGCATGTAGGAGACGGCCTTGCGGGCGATGTTGCGGGGGTCTCGGGTGTAGTCCTGGTGGGTGATCGGGTCGTGGATGTTGCAGATCATGGTCAGCGTGGGCTGGGCCATGAAGGGGTCCACGAGGGCCGTCTCGGGCTGGGGGACGACCAGGAGGTCGGCCTCGTTGATGGCCCGCCAGCCGACGACGCTGGAGCCGTCGAAGCCCAGGCCCTCCTCGAAGGTCTCCTCGGTCAGGGCGTCGGCGGGGATGGAGAAATGCTGCCAGACGCCGGGGAAGTCCATGAATCGCAGGT includes:
- the glnA gene encoding type I glutamate--ammonia ligase, which translates into the protein MTPKEVLAQIRQREVTTVDLRFMDFPGVWQHFSIPADALTEETFEEGLGFDGSSVVGWRAINEADLLVVPQPETALVDPFMAQPTLTMICNIHDPITHQDYTRDPRNIARKAVSYMRSTGVADYCLLAPELEFFVFDHVRFDQRSNEAFYHVDSAEGAWNRGRSEGPNLGYKPGSGLGYFPCPPTDSLVNLRSDMARIMAECGITPSAHFHEVATGGQCEIDLNAHDLLEIADQVMMARYIIRNVAARNGKTATFMPKPLFDDNGSGLHTHLSLWKNDEPLLAGHGYAGMSDLGLHAIGGLLKHADALCAFANPTTNSYKRLIEGFEAPTKVAYSRRNRAAIVRIPVSGASPRSRRIEYRCPDAAANPYLLFSAMLMAVLDGVQNKIRPGDPLDKDIYDLQPEEMAKVPTTPRSLDASLDALRRDHEFLLRGDVFTPDVIDTWIWYKQTYEVEAIRIRPHPYEFNLYYDV